In Planctomycetota bacterium, one genomic interval encodes:
- the ngg gene encoding N-acetylglutaminylglutamine synthetase: protein MPRRASTGLRLDRLAGPTQRHWEDAPAPDHARMRANVALPMGWGRLLFAHTYDSAESLAAALCDEEPHQRDIALYVRDPHVVLSLAPQRLFLDPSHTYRLWSNNYRPTQRQTHGMIIRRLRSRRDVEQVNRIYASRGMVKLDPDWVMRDDANRRLYLHLVAEQPVDGQIIGAVSAVDHVEAFDDPENGASLWCLAVDAQVFAPGIGESLVRHVIEHFLARERTYIDLSVMHDNRLAIRLYEKLGFVRMPAFCVKHKNPINEPLFIAPAPPEQLNPYAKIIVDEARRRGIVVEVEDAEVGYFHLHFGGRSVRCRESLSELTTAVAMSRCDDKRVTRRVLERAKLRVPAQCTAGERDTHETFLSQHQRLVVKPARGEQGAGIRVDLSDMGEIEDAITAAKSVCDEVLLEQFVEGEDLRVVVIGEKVVAAAVRRPAQIVGTGKHTVGQLIEMYNRRRAAATDGESRVPIDDETRRCIKTAGRDMGDVLAVDETLIVRKTANLHTGGTIHDVTADLHPDLAAASIEAARALAIPVVGLDLLVKSPSESEYVIIEANERPGLANHEPQPTAERFIDLLFPNSAIAS from the coding sequence ATGCCCCGACGCGCCTCCACCGGTCTTCGCCTCGATCGTCTCGCCGGCCCGACGCAGCGCCATTGGGAGGACGCCCCCGCGCCGGATCATGCCCGGATGCGCGCCAATGTCGCGCTGCCCATGGGCTGGGGCCGTCTGCTGTTCGCGCATACTTATGACTCCGCCGAGTCGCTCGCCGCCGCGCTATGCGACGAGGAGCCGCACCAACGCGACATCGCGCTGTATGTGCGCGACCCGCACGTCGTGCTCTCGCTCGCGCCGCAGCGGCTTTTTCTCGATCCGTCGCACACCTATCGGCTCTGGTCCAACAACTACCGCCCGACGCAGCGGCAGACGCACGGCATGATCATCCGCCGCCTGCGCTCCCGCCGGGATGTCGAGCAGGTCAATCGCATCTATGCCTCCCGCGGGATGGTCAAGCTCGATCCCGACTGGGTCATGCGCGATGATGCCAATCGCCGTCTGTATCTTCACCTCGTCGCCGAGCAGCCGGTCGATGGGCAGATCATCGGCGCCGTCAGCGCGGTTGATCATGTCGAAGCGTTCGACGATCCCGAAAACGGCGCGAGTCTCTGGTGCCTCGCCGTCGATGCGCAGGTGTTCGCCCCCGGCATCGGCGAATCGCTGGTGCGTCACGTGATCGAGCATTTTCTGGCGCGCGAGCGCACGTACATCGACCTTTCCGTCATGCACGACAATCGTCTGGCGATCCGTCTCTACGAAAAGCTTGGCTTCGTCCGTATGCCCGCCTTCTGCGTCAAGCACAAAAACCCCATCAACGAACCGCTCTTCATCGCCCCCGCGCCCCCGGAACAGTTGAACCCTTATGCAAAGATTATTGTCGATGAAGCCCGCCGGCGGGGGATCGTCGTCGAGGTCGAAGACGCGGAAGTGGGCTATTTTCACCTGCATTTCGGCGGCCGCTCCGTCCGCTGCCGCGAATCGCTCAGCGAATTGACCACGGCCGTGGCGATGAGCCGGTGCGATGACAAGCGCGTGACGCGACGCGTGCTTGAGCGCGCCAAGCTGCGCGTCCCCGCCCAGTGCACCGCCGGCGAGCGCGACACGCACGAGACATTCCTGTCGCAGCATCAGCGCCTCGTCGTCAAACCCGCGCGGGGCGAACAGGGGGCGGGCATCCGCGTGGACCTATCGGACATGGGCGAAATCGAAGACGCCATCACGGCGGCGAAGTCGGTATGCGACGAAGTGTTGCTCGAGCAGTTCGTCGAAGGCGAGGACCTGCGCGTGGTCGTCATCGGCGAGAAGGTCGTCGCCGCCGCGGTGCGCCGGCCGGCCCAGATCGTCGGTACGGGCAAGCACACGGTTGGGCAACTCATCGAGATGTACAACCGCCGCCGCGCCGCCGCCACCGATGGCGAGAGCCGCGTGCCGATCGATGACGAGACGCGCCGCTGCATCAAAACAGCGGGGCGCGACATGGGCGATGTCCTGGCTGTCGACGAAACGCTGATCGTTCGCAAGACCGCGAACCTGCACACAGGCGGGACGATTCATGATGTGACCGCCGACCTGCACCCCGACCTCGCCGCCGCGTCGATCGAAGCGGCGCGGGCATTGGCGATCCCAGTCGTCGGGCTTGATCTGCTCGTCAAATCCCCGAGCGAATCCGAGTATGTGATCATCGAGGCCAACGAGCGGCCGGGCCTCGCGAACCACGAACCCCAACCAACCGCCGAGCGATTCATCGATCTGCTGTTCCCCAACAGTGCGATCGCTTCCTGA
- a CDS encoding osmoprotectant NAGGN system M42 family peptidase, producing MNKIPIDSEYLTRTLLKLLEIPSPSGYTDEVVRCVGKELESLGIAHEITRRGAIRANLKGRTNSPSRAIVSHLDTLGAMVRWLKPNGRMGVSPIGTWPARFAEGARVTVITPRGSYRGTMLPLKASGHIYNEQVETQIASWDNLELRVDHPCENDQELFHLGLRVGDYVAVDARPEVENGFINARHIDDKAGAACVLAALEAVQRSGVELPLDCHALFTIFEEVGSGASAVLHGDIAELVAVDNGTPGPEQNASEFGVTVAMMDMSGPFDYHLTQKLLNLCEQHDVLHQRDVMRHYRCDAASAIEAGNDIRTALITFGVDASHGYERTHMDALSSVTTLLTLYMQSGPTAARDQRELGSLEGFPEQPGVEEAHQEQSRWIRSES from the coding sequence ATGAACAAAATCCCCATCGACTCCGAGTACCTGACGCGCACGCTGCTCAAATTGCTGGAGATCCCCAGCCCGTCGGGATACACCGATGAGGTCGTGCGCTGTGTCGGGAAGGAACTCGAATCGCTGGGCATCGCGCACGAGATCACGCGCCGCGGCGCGATCCGCGCGAACCTCAAGGGCAGGACGAATTCGCCAAGCCGGGCGATTGTGTCGCATCTGGATACGCTGGGCGCGATGGTGCGCTGGCTCAAGCCGAACGGGCGAATGGGCGTGTCGCCGATCGGGACATGGCCGGCGCGATTCGCCGAGGGGGCGCGCGTGACGGTCATCACGCCGCGCGGCTCGTATCGCGGGACGATGCTGCCGCTCAAGGCGTCGGGGCATATCTACAACGAACAGGTCGAAACGCAGATCGCGAGCTGGGACAATCTGGAGCTGCGCGTCGATCACCCATGCGAGAACGATCAGGAGCTGTTTCATCTGGGACTGCGCGTGGGGGACTATGTCGCCGTCGACGCCCGGCCGGAGGTCGAGAATGGCTTCATCAATGCGCGGCACATCGATGACAAAGCCGGTGCGGCGTGCGTGTTGGCGGCGCTCGAAGCGGTGCAGCGCAGCGGCGTCGAACTGCCGCTGGATTGTCACGCGCTGTTCACGATCTTCGAGGAAGTCGGCTCCGGCGCGTCGGCGGTGCTTCACGGCGACATCGCCGAGTTGGTCGCCGTCGACAACGGCACGCCCGGCCCCGAGCAGAACGCCAGCGAGTTCGGCGTGACCGTCGCCATGATGGACATGAGCGGGCCGTTCGACTACCACCTGACGCAGAAGCTCCTGAATCTCTGCGAGCAGCATGACGTGCTGCACCAGCGCGACGTCATGCGGCACTACCGCTGCGACGCCGCCAGCGCCATCGAGGCGGGCAACGACATTCGCACCGCGCTGATCACGTTCGGCGTCGACGCGTCGCATGGTTACGAGCGCACGCACATGGATGCGCTGTCGAGCGTCACCACGCTTTTGACGCTGTACATGCAATCGGGTCCGACGGCGGCGCGCGATCAGCGCGAGCTTGGATCGCTGGAGGGATTCCCCGAGCAGCCGGGCGTGGAGGAAGCGCATCAGGAGCAGAGCCGGTGGATCCGCTCCGAAAGCTAG